A region of uncultured Anaeromusa sp. DNA encodes the following proteins:
- a CDS encoding ABC transporter substrate-binding protein translates to MKKELYAIFGIAFLGLCLFFWQERGAAEEQGSENKKPFTLILQWVPQAQFAGYYVALEKGLYKEKGLNVRIIRGGPDRDGVDYLQRGEADFGVLFLSGALAARDRSVPVVNLAQVVNQSNLMLIGWKDQGIESVQQLHGKRISLWGGVFQADFQSFFVARGLRPQLLPQYYSVNLFINKGVAVCSAMHYNEYHVLYQAGIDAQQLSTFFMKDYGCGFPEDGLYCLDSTLKAYPQESRAFAEASLAGWQYAAEHEEEALDIVMKYVQEANMPTNRAHMRWMLKTILSTIIPDRASSSWKFGVLAKEDYQRTVEALQWNGLLHANPSYENFYRGTGNDIQ, encoded by the coding sequence TGTCTGTTCTTTTGGCAGGAGCGGGGAGCGGCAGAGGAACAAGGCAGTGAAAATAAGAAGCCATTCACTTTGATTTTGCAATGGGTGCCGCAGGCACAGTTTGCTGGGTACTATGTGGCCTTAGAGAAGGGGCTGTACAAGGAAAAAGGATTGAATGTCCGTATTATCAGGGGTGGTCCAGATCGAGACGGCGTGGATTATTTACAAAGAGGGGAAGCGGATTTTGGAGTGCTCTTTTTGTCAGGCGCCTTAGCAGCGCGTGATCGGAGTGTGCCAGTAGTGAATTTGGCTCAGGTTGTCAATCAATCCAATTTGATGCTTATTGGCTGGAAAGATCAAGGAATAGAAAGCGTGCAACAATTGCATGGTAAAAGGATCAGCCTTTGGGGCGGAGTTTTCCAAGCGGATTTTCAAAGCTTTTTTGTCGCGCGGGGACTGCGACCGCAGCTTTTGCCGCAGTATTACTCAGTTAACTTATTTATCAACAAAGGGGTTGCAGTTTGCTCGGCTATGCATTACAACGAATATCATGTTTTGTATCAGGCAGGCATTGATGCGCAGCAATTGAGTACGTTTTTCATGAAAGATTACGGCTGCGGGTTTCCAGAGGATGGTTTATATTGTTTAGACAGTACTTTAAAAGCGTATCCGCAAGAGAGCCGGGCGTTTGCAGAAGCTTCTCTGGCTGGTTGGCAGTACGCCGCAGAACATGAGGAAGAAGCATTAGATATAGTGATGAAGTATGTCCAAGAGGCCAATATGCCAACGAATCGCGCGCATATGCGCTGGATGCTGAAGACCATCTTGTCGACCATTATTCCTGATAGAGCCTCTTCTTCGTGGAAATTTGGCGTATTGGCTAAAGAGGACTATCAACGAACCGTGGAGGCGTTACAGTGGAATGGCTTGCTTCACGCCAATCCTTCTTACGAAAATTTTTACCGGGGGACAGGCAATGATATTCAATAA